From Arctopsyche grandis isolate Sample6627 chromosome 12, ASM5162203v2, whole genome shotgun sequence, one genomic window encodes:
- the LOC143920165 gene encoding uncharacterized protein LOC143920165 isoform X2 — MAQSAPGGRVLTLKQATLPFARAPPKRPRLEEPPTPAEPSPPSLPSPSPPSPPKPVQIEDDESAEEIVCEPTISEKLLNPFVPLVDMMLKRKLMKKIGPNKKPKLQTENNETDLANNDENIDPHSHPNSINNTSMEVDLLDSEDTDVETSDNVVPISDSEDSCSDEGASDVKANNTTSDDTHEHQEQDDENADDSKNDEKHPPTDLLTPKRKSSTQTPSPLSSKKLTPKQLEKKLESAKKQRQREFERQEREKKKQEEKDMKAKLKEEKDAQLKKEKEEREEAKRLALELKESKIKLKQQDKEARELRKIREKEMREEQKKMFEQAKEEERLRKEQEKEKEQIKKNKAAAAFANFFVPKEKVVKKESKEIETLEKFSHNHKFLSNFTIKSDMRLAPTIRHKLTNIIKENLEKLLLKQDTDKNLLYISTIKFDKYEIKSCGKTWPCEEVKNDIVILEDDLPPVDETKDESLIIPDKHEGRALRPKLLSFSENRRPPYWGTWRRKSKQINGRRPFALDTTYLDYTCDSDEEWEEEEPGESVDSIAGSDDEGEGENEYDVDNDFMVPHGYLSDEEALGEDDNALSPEALKAKLQYLEHEFEDEMKKPTKVKKPRLLGIVWQNRDGGKPDTCADAVWNFLTQKSVLSLEELDLEDGEKSAAKKKKKLSDDMIPDLVKLVHGNTNNRGFLAKEFQTYIAKTTAVTTEPKSEEENLEHKQISHGEISKISILKKIREISTWMPCPDEGVMHSKMCWFVEKEVRDKYDLGDLQLPNEWSYTLMPKRRADIIKRDKPTPKQSPENKSFSKESPPPKKENNFNITKFTKKMTQEEREKQFSSSNVTNEDKDSTIVTTVQNKVQSEKKRVSLMFLGPMDKATKSSQSPSIIQKKCEVDLKDTTPQPPSAPSVSKVENKKRVVLTSSAPPKPDTPKPVRTNLLTQFIKTAAVKYSKTSEDLEKQDECVVLSD; from the exons ATGGCACAATCAGCCCCCGGGGGGCGCGTGCTCACCCTCAAACAAGCGACTTTGCCCTTCGCCCGCGCGCCCCCCAAACGGCCACGGCTAGAGGAGCCCCCGACCCCCGCAGAGCCTTCGCCACCTTCACTGCCTTCACCCTCACCACCTTCACCTCCCAAACCGGTCCAAATCGAAGACGACGAATCGGCAGAGGAGATCGTATGCGAGCCCACCATCAGCGAAAAGTTACTCAACCCGTTTGTCCCCCTCGTCGATATGATGCTGAAGAGGAAGCTCATGAAGAAGATCGGACCCAACAAAAAACCCAAGTTACAAACTGAGAATAACGAGACTGACCTTGCCAACAATGATGAGAACATTGACCCCCACTCACATCCCAACAGTATTAACAATACTAGTATGGAAGTCGATCTACTCGACAGTGAAGATACCGACGTTGAAACTAGTGATAATGTAGTCCCAATTAGTGACTCGGAAGATTCGTGTTCTGATGAAGGTGCATCTGATGTGAAAGCTAATAATACCACTTCGGATGATACGCACGAACATCAAGAACAAGATGATGAAAATGCGGATGATtctaaaaatgatgaaaaacatCCCCCTACGGATTTGCTTACCCCAAAACGAAAAAGCAGTACTCAAACTCCTTCGCCTTTAAGTAGTAAAAAATTGACCCCAAAACAG CTTGAAAAAAAACTGGAGTCGGCAAAAAAACAACGTCAACGTGAATTTGAGCGACAAGAGAGAGAAAAAAAGAAACAGGAGGAAAAGGATATGAAAGCAAAACTTAAAGAAGAAAAAGATGCGCagctaaaaaaagaaaaagaagagAGAGAAGAGGCAAAAAGATTGGCGCTCGAACTCAAAGAAT ctaaaatcaaattgaaacagCAAGATAAAGAAGCCAGGGAATTGCGCAAGATTCGAGAAAAAGAAATGAGGGAAGAGCAAAAGAAAATGTTTGAACAAGCAAAAGAAGAGGAAAGGTTGCGTAAAGAGCAAGAAAAGGAaaaagaacaaattaaaaagaataaggcTGCCGCTGCCTTTGCAAACTTCTTTGTTCCAAAAGAAAAAGTAGTAAAAAAAGAAAgcaaagaaattgaaactttaGAAAAATTCTCTCACAACCATAAATTCTTGTCTAACtttacaattaaatcagatatgaGATTGGCTCCGACCATTAGACATAAATTAACTAATATAATTAAGGAAAATTTAGAAAAGCTTTTGTTGAAACAAGATACTGATAAAAATTTGCTTTACATCTCGACTATTAAATTTGataagtatgaaataaaaagttGCGGAAAAACCTGGCCTTGTGAAGAGGTGAAAAATGATATTGTGATTCTCG AAGATGATCTTCCGCCGGTTGATGAAACGAAGGATGAAAGTTTGATAATACCAGATAAACATGAAGGTAGAGCATTGAGACCCAAACTCTTGAGTTTCTCTGAAAATCGTCGCCCACCATACTGGGGTACGTGGAGACGGAAAAGCAAGCAAATTAATGGCAGAAGGCCATTTGCATTGGATACG aCATACTTGGACTACACCTGTGATTCAGATGAAGAGTGGGAAGAAGAAGAACCCGGTGAAAGTGTCGATAGTATTGCTGGAAGTGACGACGAAGGTGAAGGCGAAAATGAATATGACGTAGATAATGACTTCATGGTGCCTCATGGATACCTTAGTGATGAG GAGGCTCTGGGAGAAGACGACAATGCTCTTTCGCCTGAAGCTCTAAAAGCAAAACTTCAATACCTGGAACATGAGTTTGAAGATGAGATGAAAAAACCAACTAAAGTTAAAAAACCACGTCTCCTTGGTATAGTGTGGCAAAACAGAGATGGAGGCAAACCAGATACATGCGCAGATGCTGTGTGGAATTTCCTAacacaaaaaagcgtcttatCTCTCGAGG AACTCGATTTAGAAGATGGAGAAAAATCAGCTgccaaaaaaaagaaaaagctcTCCGATGATATGATTCCAGACTTAGTCAAATTGGTACATGGTAATACCAACAACAGAGGATTTTTAGCCAAGGAATTCCAAACTTACATTGCAAAAACAACTGCAGTAACCACAGAGCCGAAGTCAGAGGAGGAAAATTTGGAACATAAACAAATCTCTCACGgtgaaatatcaaaaattagtATCCTTAAAAAAATCAGAGAAATATCAACATGGATGCCGTGTCCTGACGAGGGTGTGATGCATTCTAAAATGTGTTGGTTTGTTGAAAAGGAGGTGCGGGACAAATACGACTTGGGAGACTTGCAACTTCCCAATGAATGGTCGTACACATTGATGCCTAAAAGAAGAGCGGATATTATAAAAAGAGATAAACCGACTCCAAAACAGAGCCcagaaaacaaaagtttcagcAAAGAATCTCCACCTCCGAAGAAAGAAAACAACTTCAACATAACAAAATTCACTAAGAAGATGACCCAAGAAGAAAGGGAGAAGCAATTCAGCTCCAGCAATGTTACAAACGAAGATAAAGACAGTACCATTGTTACTACCGTTCAAAACAAAGTGCAATCGGAGAAGAAACGCGTGTCGTTGATGTTTTTAGGACCCATGGATAAAGCCACTAAAAGTTCACAATCACCTAGTATAATCCAGAAAAAGTGTGAAGTTGATCTCAAAGATACCACACCACAGCCACCTTCTGCACCCTCAGTTTCAAAGGTAGAAAATAAGAAGAGAGTTGTGCTAACGTCGTCAGCGCCTCCTAAGCCAGATACTCCGAAGCCGGTTAGAACGAATTTACTCACACAATTCATCAAAACAGCGGCAGTAAAATACAGTAAAACTAGTGAGGACTTAGAAAAACAAGATGAATGTGTAGTATTAAGTGACTGA
- the Dsor1 gene encoding mitogen-activated protein kinase kinase 1 isoform X2, translated as MMSGRRTPGLAGKSKTSIEALTERLEQIEMDDNQRKKIEVFLCQKEKIGELNDDDFEKLGELGQGNGGVVMKVRHKSTNLIMARKLIHLEVKPAIKKQIVRELKVLHECNFTHIVGFYGAFYSDGEISICMEYMDGGSLDLILKKAGKIPESILGTITLAVLKGLSYLRDKHAIMHRDVKPSNILVNSNGEIKICDFGVSGQLIDSMANSFVGTRSYMSPERLQGTHYSVQSDIWSLGLSLVEMAIGMYPIPPPDAKTLAFIFGSQNEDHSPGQGGNTPRTMAIFELLDYIVNEPPPKLPAGIFTDDFKDFVDRCLKKNPDERADLKTLMNHKWMIKADSERVDIAGWVCKTMDLMPSTPNSNVSPFSS; from the exons GATGTCTGGTCGCCGAACTCCCGGATTGGCTGGCAAATCCAAAACGAGTATAGAAGCGTTGACTGAACGTTTGGAACAGATCGAAATGGACGATAATCAACGGAAGAAGATTGAAGTATTTTTAtgtcaaaaagaaaaaattggCGAATTGAACGACGACGATTTTGAAAAACTAGGCGAACTCg GTCAAGGTAACGGGGGTGTCGTGATGAAAGTTCGTCATAAGTCTACCAATTTGATTATGGCGAGGAAGTTGATTCATTTAGAAGTGAAGCCCGCGATAAAGAAACAAATCGTTAGAGAGCTTAAAGTCCTTCACGAATGTAACTTTACGCATATTGTCGGATTTTACGGAGCGTTTTACAGTGATGGAGAAATTTCTATTTGTATGGAATATATGGACGGTGGTTCTCTCGATCTCATTCTTAAGAAAGCTGGCAAAATTCCTGAATCTATATTAG GTACTATAACTTTAGCCGTTCTAAAGGGATTAAGCTACTTACGCGACAAGCATGCTATCATGCATCGTGATGTCAAACCTTCTAATATTCTGGTCAATAGTAATGGTGAGATTAAAATATGCGATTTTGGAGTGTCCGGGCAGTTGATAGATTCGATGGCTAATTCTTTTGTCGGAACGAGAAGTTATATGTCT CCGGAACGACTTCAAGGCACTCATTATTCCGTTCAGTCGGATATATGGTCTTTGGGACTCTCTCTCGTAGAAATGGCTATCGGAATGTATCCAATTCCGCCGCCGGATGCTAAAACATTAGCTTTTATTTTTGGTTCACAAAATGAAGATCACTCTCCAGGACAG ggTGGAAATACCCCACGGACAATGGCTATTTTCGAGTTACTCGACTACATTGTAAACGAACCACCTCCTAAGTTGCCCGCTGGTATTTTCACCGACGACTTTAAAGACTTTGTTGACCGTTGCCTTAAGAAAAACCCGGATGAAAGAGCTGATTTAAAAACTCTTATG AATCACAAATGGATGATAAAGGCTGATTCTGAACGGGTAGATATTGCTGGTTGGGTATGCAAGACAATGGATCTCATGCCCTCAACACCAAACTCAAATGTTTCTCCTTTTTCTTCATAA
- the LOC143920164 gene encoding uncharacterized protein LOC143920164 — MAQIRLVKLIAICFGVCCMHITSGWQLPKDVEMLEGHEPPSTWIQDRGWASGDNHGRSSNGFVKAIRNRRALYRIKAIPYGSSDDEASDPDKFLQKRDTMDVSAQYTEQFAISKLDSRSKREVVDEDTLNNDKDDKDIIDITEAPEVQEWTPQSNIKEDQLNSLPNETPSTYNNAEPLLDRQSGREARGATKDQWIKLPYVGRPLENDQLSSSIPSNDEVNHRMPRVNFVTQNKGLQTAESRNQRESIPRSTYARSNLRTDIYPPNRDGRGRSLDYSTYSRQSFYYPDEYRRKGYYDDLDYYDDFYYNQRKDPYDRYDRYDKTDYRNGRRYDYNDYNRYKPYDRHDDYYGYDTARYDKPRRIIYYATLPDVIRTPPSVYRYPQTRYDDDKYYRDNRYDGYRSGHYYPRYPYSALKKSENEGPRDLSTSSTANKEKAADALKRQQESQKKNNDERARDGNLNSHQYPASLSTNMNVNDNKVPHQTLYHDVTRIDNDYHRYDHPSFQAAVDDPYVSRHD, encoded by the exons ATGGCGCAAATTCGCCTTGTAAAATTAATAGCGATTTGCTTCGGCGTGTGCTGTATGCACATAACTTCCGGCTGGCAATTACCCAAAGATGTCGAGATGTTAGAAGGGCACGAGCCTCCTTCAACATGGATCCAGGACCGTGGATGGGCTAGTGGAGACAATCATGGAAGAAGTTCAAATGGATTTGTCAAG GCTATAAGGAACCGGAGAGCATTGTACCGTATCAAGGCGATTCCTTACGGTAGCAGTGATGATGAAGCTTCAGATCCTGATAAGTTTCTTCAAAAGCGGGACACAATGGACGTTTCAGCACAGTACACCGAGCAGTTTGCCATATCTAAGCTAGACTCAAGGAGCAAGAGAGAAGTAGTCGACGAAGATACTCTGAATAATGACAAAGATGACAAAGATATCATTGATATAACTGAAGCACCTGAAGTCCAAGAATGGACTCCTCAGTCAAATATAAAGGAGGATCAGTTGAATTCACTTCCAAACGAGACACCGTCTACTTATAACAATGCGGAACCACTGTTAGACAGACAGAGCGGTCGGGAAGCCAGAGGAGCCACTAAAGATCAGTGGATTAAGCTACCTTATGTAGGGCGACCtctagaaaatgatcagttgtCTTCATCGATTCCGAGCAACGATGAAGTTAACCACAGAATGCCTAGAGTTAATTTCGTGACTCAAAACAAAGGATTGCAAACAGCTGAAAGTAGGAATCAGAGAGAATCAATACCACGTAGTACTTATGCACGTTCCAATCTGAGAACAGATATCTATCCTCCAAATAGAGATGGAAGAGGAAGGAGCTTAGACTATTCGACATATTCCAGACAGAGTTTTTATTATCCGGATGAATACAGGCGCAAGGGATACTACGACGATCTGGATTATTATGATGACTTTTACTACAATCAAAGAAAGGACCCTTACGATAGATATGACAGGTATGACAAGACCGATTACAGGAACGGTCGCCGCTATGATTACAATGATTACAATAGATATAAGCCTTACGATAGACATGATGACTATTATGGCTATGATACGGCTAGGTATGATAAACCTAGAAGGATTATTTACTATGCCACATTACCAGACGTTATAAGGACGCCTCCTAGTGTCTACAGATACCCACAAACCAGATACGACGATGACAAATACTACAGAGATAACAGATACGATGGTTATAGAAGTGGACATTACTACCCCAGATATCCTTACAGTGCTTTGAAGAAATCTGAGAATGAAGGTCCCAGGGATCTGTCCACATCTAGTACGGCAAATAAGGAGAAAGCAGCTGATGCCCTGAAGCGTCAGCAAGAATCGCAGAAGAAGAATAACGACGAGAGAGCTAGGGATGGTAATCTGAACAGTCATCAATATCCGGCCAGTCTTTCGACAAATATGAACGTCAACGACAATAAGGTGCCGCATCAGACTTTGTACCATGACGTAACTAGGATAGATAACGATTATCATCGGTATGACCATCCGTCATTCCAAGCGGCAGTTGACGATCCATACGTCAGCCGTCATGATTGA
- the LOC143920165 gene encoding uncharacterized protein LOC143920165 isoform X1, giving the protein MAQSAPGGRVLTLKQATLPFARAPPKRPRLEEPPTPAEPSPPSLPSPSPPSPPKPVQIEDDESAEEIVCEPTISEKLLNPFVPLVDMMLKRKLMKKIGPNKKPKLQTENNETDLANNDENIDPHSHPNSINNTSMEVDLLDSEDTDVETSDNVVPISDSEDSCSDEGASDVKANNTTSDDTHEHQEQDDENADDSKNDEKHPPTDLLTPKRKSSTQTPSPLSSKKLTPKQLEKKLESAKKQRQREFERQEREKKKQEEKDMKAKLKEEKDAQLKKEKEEREEAKRLALELKESKIKLKQQDKEARELRKIREKEMREEQKKMFEQAKEEERLRKEQEKEKEQIKKNKAAAAFANFFVPKEKVVKKESKEIETLEKFSHNHKFLSNFTIKSDMRLAPTIRHKLTNIIKENLEKLLLKQDTDKNLLYISTIKFDKYEIKSCGKTWPCEEVKNDIVILEDDLPPVDETKDESLIIPDKHEGRALRPKLLSFSENRRPPYWGTWRRKSKQINGRRPFALDTTYLDYTCDSDEEWEEEEPGESVDSIAGSDDEGEGENEYDVDNDFMVPHGYLSDEEALGEDDNALSPEALKAKLQYLEHEFEDEMKKPTKVKKPRLLGIVWQNRDGGKPDTCADAVWNFLTQKSVLSLEGEITILPSNNNAELDLEDGEKSAAKKKKKLSDDMIPDLVKLVHGNTNNRGFLAKEFQTYIAKTTAVTTEPKSEEENLEHKQISHGEISKISILKKIREISTWMPCPDEGVMHSKMCWFVEKEVRDKYDLGDLQLPNEWSYTLMPKRRADIIKRDKPTPKQSPENKSFSKESPPPKKENNFNITKFTKKMTQEEREKQFSSSNVTNEDKDSTIVTTVQNKVQSEKKRVSLMFLGPMDKATKSSQSPSIIQKKCEVDLKDTTPQPPSAPSVSKVENKKRVVLTSSAPPKPDTPKPVRTNLLTQFIKTAAVKYSKTSEDLEKQDECVVLSD; this is encoded by the exons ATGGCACAATCAGCCCCCGGGGGGCGCGTGCTCACCCTCAAACAAGCGACTTTGCCCTTCGCCCGCGCGCCCCCCAAACGGCCACGGCTAGAGGAGCCCCCGACCCCCGCAGAGCCTTCGCCACCTTCACTGCCTTCACCCTCACCACCTTCACCTCCCAAACCGGTCCAAATCGAAGACGACGAATCGGCAGAGGAGATCGTATGCGAGCCCACCATCAGCGAAAAGTTACTCAACCCGTTTGTCCCCCTCGTCGATATGATGCTGAAGAGGAAGCTCATGAAGAAGATCGGACCCAACAAAAAACCCAAGTTACAAACTGAGAATAACGAGACTGACCTTGCCAACAATGATGAGAACATTGACCCCCACTCACATCCCAACAGTATTAACAATACTAGTATGGAAGTCGATCTACTCGACAGTGAAGATACCGACGTTGAAACTAGTGATAATGTAGTCCCAATTAGTGACTCGGAAGATTCGTGTTCTGATGAAGGTGCATCTGATGTGAAAGCTAATAATACCACTTCGGATGATACGCACGAACATCAAGAACAAGATGATGAAAATGCGGATGATtctaaaaatgatgaaaaacatCCCCCTACGGATTTGCTTACCCCAAAACGAAAAAGCAGTACTCAAACTCCTTCGCCTTTAAGTAGTAAAAAATTGACCCCAAAACAG CTTGAAAAAAAACTGGAGTCGGCAAAAAAACAACGTCAACGTGAATTTGAGCGACAAGAGAGAGAAAAAAAGAAACAGGAGGAAAAGGATATGAAAGCAAAACTTAAAGAAGAAAAAGATGCGCagctaaaaaaagaaaaagaagagAGAGAAGAGGCAAAAAGATTGGCGCTCGAACTCAAAGAAT ctaaaatcaaattgaaacagCAAGATAAAGAAGCCAGGGAATTGCGCAAGATTCGAGAAAAAGAAATGAGGGAAGAGCAAAAGAAAATGTTTGAACAAGCAAAAGAAGAGGAAAGGTTGCGTAAAGAGCAAGAAAAGGAaaaagaacaaattaaaaagaataaggcTGCCGCTGCCTTTGCAAACTTCTTTGTTCCAAAAGAAAAAGTAGTAAAAAAAGAAAgcaaagaaattgaaactttaGAAAAATTCTCTCACAACCATAAATTCTTGTCTAACtttacaattaaatcagatatgaGATTGGCTCCGACCATTAGACATAAATTAACTAATATAATTAAGGAAAATTTAGAAAAGCTTTTGTTGAAACAAGATACTGATAAAAATTTGCTTTACATCTCGACTATTAAATTTGataagtatgaaataaaaagttGCGGAAAAACCTGGCCTTGTGAAGAGGTGAAAAATGATATTGTGATTCTCG AAGATGATCTTCCGCCGGTTGATGAAACGAAGGATGAAAGTTTGATAATACCAGATAAACATGAAGGTAGAGCATTGAGACCCAAACTCTTGAGTTTCTCTGAAAATCGTCGCCCACCATACTGGGGTACGTGGAGACGGAAAAGCAAGCAAATTAATGGCAGAAGGCCATTTGCATTGGATACG aCATACTTGGACTACACCTGTGATTCAGATGAAGAGTGGGAAGAAGAAGAACCCGGTGAAAGTGTCGATAGTATTGCTGGAAGTGACGACGAAGGTGAAGGCGAAAATGAATATGACGTAGATAATGACTTCATGGTGCCTCATGGATACCTTAGTGATGAG GAGGCTCTGGGAGAAGACGACAATGCTCTTTCGCCTGAAGCTCTAAAAGCAAAACTTCAATACCTGGAACATGAGTTTGAAGATGAGATGAAAAAACCAACTAAAGTTAAAAAACCACGTCTCCTTGGTATAGTGTGGCAAAACAGAGATGGAGGCAAACCAGATACATGCGCAGATGCTGTGTGGAATTTCCTAacacaaaaaagcgtcttatCTCTCGAGGGTGAAATAACCATTCTTCCTTCGAACAATAATGCAGAACTCGATTTAGAAGATGGAGAAAAATCAGCTgccaaaaaaaagaaaaagctcTCCGATGATATGATTCCAGACTTAGTCAAATTGGTACATGGTAATACCAACAACAGAGGATTTTTAGCCAAGGAATTCCAAACTTACATTGCAAAAACAACTGCAGTAACCACAGAGCCGAAGTCAGAGGAGGAAAATTTGGAACATAAACAAATCTCTCACGgtgaaatatcaaaaattagtATCCTTAAAAAAATCAGAGAAATATCAACATGGATGCCGTGTCCTGACGAGGGTGTGATGCATTCTAAAATGTGTTGGTTTGTTGAAAAGGAGGTGCGGGACAAATACGACTTGGGAGACTTGCAACTTCCCAATGAATGGTCGTACACATTGATGCCTAAAAGAAGAGCGGATATTATAAAAAGAGATAAACCGACTCCAAAACAGAGCCcagaaaacaaaagtttcagcAAAGAATCTCCACCTCCGAAGAAAGAAAACAACTTCAACATAACAAAATTCACTAAGAAGATGACCCAAGAAGAAAGGGAGAAGCAATTCAGCTCCAGCAATGTTACAAACGAAGATAAAGACAGTACCATTGTTACTACCGTTCAAAACAAAGTGCAATCGGAGAAGAAACGCGTGTCGTTGATGTTTTTAGGACCCATGGATAAAGCCACTAAAAGTTCACAATCACCTAGTATAATCCAGAAAAAGTGTGAAGTTGATCTCAAAGATACCACACCACAGCCACCTTCTGCACCCTCAGTTTCAAAGGTAGAAAATAAGAAGAGAGTTGTGCTAACGTCGTCAGCGCCTCCTAAGCCAGATACTCCGAAGCCGGTTAGAACGAATTTACTCACACAATTCATCAAAACAGCGGCAGTAAAATACAGTAAAACTAGTGAGGACTTAGAAAAACAAGATGAATGTGTAGTATTAAGTGACTGA
- the Dsor1 gene encoding mitogen-activated protein kinase kinase 1 isoform X3, translating to MSGRRTPGLAGKSKTSIEALTERLEQIEMDDNQRKKIEVFLCQKEKIGELNDDDFEKLGELGQGNGGVVMKVRHKSTNLIMARKLIHLEVKPAIKKQIVRELKVLHECNFTHIVGFYGAFYSDGEISICMEYMDGGSLDLILKKAGKIPESILGTITLAVLKGLSYLRDKHAIMHRDVKPSNILVNSNGEIKICDFGVSGQLIDSMANSFVGTRSYMSPERLQGTHYSVQSDIWSLGLSLVEMAIGMYPIPPPDAKTLAFIFGSQNEDHSPGQGGNTPRTMAIFELLDYIVNEPPPKLPAGIFTDDFKDFVDRCLKKNPDERADLKTLMNHKWMIKADSERVDIAGWVCKTMDLMPSTPNSNVSPFSS from the exons ATGTCTGGTCGCCGAACTCCCGGATTGGCTGGCAAATCCAAAACGAGTATAGAAGCGTTGACTGAACGTTTGGAACAGATCGAAATGGACGATAATCAACGGAAGAAGATTGAAGTATTTTTAtgtcaaaaagaaaaaattggCGAATTGAACGACGACGATTTTGAAAAACTAGGCGAACTCg GTCAAGGTAACGGGGGTGTCGTGATGAAAGTTCGTCATAAGTCTACCAATTTGATTATGGCGAGGAAGTTGATTCATTTAGAAGTGAAGCCCGCGATAAAGAAACAAATCGTTAGAGAGCTTAAAGTCCTTCACGAATGTAACTTTACGCATATTGTCGGATTTTACGGAGCGTTTTACAGTGATGGAGAAATTTCTATTTGTATGGAATATATGGACGGTGGTTCTCTCGATCTCATTCTTAAGAAAGCTGGCAAAATTCCTGAATCTATATTAG GTACTATAACTTTAGCCGTTCTAAAGGGATTAAGCTACTTACGCGACAAGCATGCTATCATGCATCGTGATGTCAAACCTTCTAATATTCTGGTCAATAGTAATGGTGAGATTAAAATATGCGATTTTGGAGTGTCCGGGCAGTTGATAGATTCGATGGCTAATTCTTTTGTCGGAACGAGAAGTTATATGTCT CCGGAACGACTTCAAGGCACTCATTATTCCGTTCAGTCGGATATATGGTCTTTGGGACTCTCTCTCGTAGAAATGGCTATCGGAATGTATCCAATTCCGCCGCCGGATGCTAAAACATTAGCTTTTATTTTTGGTTCACAAAATGAAGATCACTCTCCAGGACAG ggTGGAAATACCCCACGGACAATGGCTATTTTCGAGTTACTCGACTACATTGTAAACGAACCACCTCCTAAGTTGCCCGCTGGTATTTTCACCGACGACTTTAAAGACTTTGTTGACCGTTGCCTTAAGAAAAACCCGGATGAAAGAGCTGATTTAAAAACTCTTATG AATCACAAATGGATGATAAAGGCTGATTCTGAACGGGTAGATATTGCTGGTTGGGTATGCAAGACAATGGATCTCATGCCCTCAACACCAAACTCAAATGTTTCTCCTTTTTCTTCATAA